The Hemibagrus wyckioides isolate EC202008001 linkage group LG25, SWU_Hwy_1.0, whole genome shotgun sequence genome has a segment encoding these proteins:
- the LOC131346306 gene encoding uncharacterized protein LOC131346306 isoform X2: protein MATDLGWTSGHTSSTDITIISILFLVVYITLYALCTTCFRKTPECPEEKEKPSSLSLSVNREDQRSRNRTTSNVDVLSSTAHSDVPQVPAGPHHQDHNVVYNQQTNINSHNRGQQDKTVWECVTPPPEDISSVFTETVSEEHPYECIDNLRVSGPSSPSFCDEADEEQWESESPYHMVTEWTETADDYDLSTLLSGTDSENELKFIFPPLPAVPDEKINTNRTALYAEVNWKNKSRRSTEEAPVEQDTVVPDEEEAPPPVPEKIFD, encoded by the exons ATGGCTACAGATTTGGGTTGGACGTCAGGACACACTTCCTCCACAGACATCACCATTATCTCCATCCTCTTCCTCGTTGTCTACATCACACTCTACGCCCTCTGCACCACCTGTTTCAG AAAGACCCCCGAGTGTccagaggagaaagaaaaacctTCATCTCTCTCACTAAGC GTGAATCGAGAAGATCAGCGGAGCAGAAACAGAACCACAAGCAATGTGGATG TTCTGAGCTCCACAGCACACAGCGATGTGCCACAGGTTCCTGCTGGACCTCACCACCAGGACCACAACGTTGTGTACaaccaacaaacaaatattaattCCCATAACCGAG gacaacaagacaaaacagtgtgggagtgtgtgacaCCTCCACCTGAAGATATCAGCAGTGTGTTTACTGAGACAGTCAGTGAGGAGCATCCATATGAATGTATAGACAATTTAAGAGTCAGTGGACCTTCATCACCCTCGTTCTGTGATGAAGCTGATGAGGAGCAATGGGAGAGCGAGAGTCCTTACCACATGGTGACGGAATGGACAGAGACGGCCGATGATTACGACTTATCTACGCTCCTTTCTGGGACAGACAGCGAAAATGAGCTGAAGTTTATTTTCCCGCCTCTCCCAGCTGTCCCggatgaaaaaataaacacaaacagaactGCCCTCTACGCAGAGGTGAACTGGAAAAACAAAAGTCGGAGGAGCACTGAAGAAGCTCCTGTTGAACAAGACACAGTGGTGCCGGATGAGGAAGAAGCGCCGCCGCCTGTTCCGGAAAAAATATTTGACTAA
- the paqr8 gene encoding membrane progestin receptor beta: MSSGVLGRLSTLTLNIKQLVCLPRLSPCLHSLPSPQATVGASDVPGLFHEPYIRSGYRPIGQPWHCYALSLFQSHNELLNVWSHLLAVPVVLLRFWFFAATGSLTLDASSLPLCLYTLSALTYLTCSTLAHLLQSHSELSHYSLFFLDYVGVAVYQYGSALAHYFYCAEEEWRQSLVGALFLPGAALLGWLSCASCCFAKLRYRRPYPLRRKIFQIVPTSLAYMLDISPVALRLATRPCREPVLVLHTLQVAFFLMAAFFFSCPVPERFFPGKCDIVGHGHQIFHIFLVMCTMCQMEAVFMDFLVQRSSVVEVHGEIGVWLAAGSFFVLVLCSMLTAARMRQSVQRQLQKERMKSE, translated from the coding sequence ATGTCGAGTGGAGTTTTAGGTCGTCTGAGCACCTTGACGCTGAACATTAAGCAGCTAGTCTGTCTGCCTCGGCTTTCCCCGTGTCTGCATTCCTTGCCGTCTCCTCAGGCCACCGTGGGAGCCTCAGACGTGCCCGGCCTGTTCCACGAGCCCTACATTCGTTCAGGCTACCGTCCTATAGGCCAGCCATGGCACTGTTACGCTCTCAGCCTCTTTCAAAGCCACAACGAGTTGCTGAACGTCTGGTCACACCTTCTAGCAGTTCCTGTGGTGCTGCTGCGCTTCTGGTTCTTTGCTGCCACAGGAAGCCTGACTCTAGACGCCTCATCGTTGCCCCTCTGCCTCTACACCCTTTCGGCTCTGACCTACCTCACCTGTAGCACCCTAGCCCACTTGCTTCAGTCTCACTCAGAGCTCTCGCACTACTCCCTCTTCTTCCTGGATTATGTCGGCGTGGCTGTGTATCAGTACGGATCGGCGCTGGCTCATTATTTCTACTGCGCTGAGGAGGAGTGGAGGCAGAGCCTGGTGGGGGCGCTGTTCCTGCCTGGAGCTGCTCTACTGGGATGGTTGTCTTGTGCCAGCTGCTGTTTCGCCAAATTGCGCTATCGTCGTCCGTACCCTCTGCGCAGGAAGATCTTCCAGATCGTTCCCACTAGCTTGGCGTACATGCTAGACATCAGCCCTGTGGCACTCCGGCTAGCCACGAGACCCTGCCGTGAGCCTGTGCTGGTGCTGCACACCCTGCAAGTGGCCTTCTTCCTGATGGCTGCCTTCTTCTTCTCGTGCCCAGTGCCTGAGCGCTTTTTTCCAGGGAAGTGTGATATTGTAGGTCATGGGCACCAGATCTTTCATATCTTCCTAGTCATGTGCACCATGTGCCAGATGGAGGCAGTTTTTATGGACTTCTTGGTGCAGAGGAGCTCGGTAGTGGAGGTGCATGGAGAGATCGGCGTCTGGCTGGCCGCGGGCTCTTTCTTTGTCCTGGTGCTGTGCAGTATGCTGACGGCAGCTCGAATGAGGCAGAGCGTCCAAAGGCAGCTGCAGAAAGAACGAATGAAGAGCGAATGA
- the LOC131346306 gene encoding uncharacterized protein LOC131346306 isoform X1 translates to MATDLGWTSGHTSSTDITIISILFLVVYITLYALCTTCFRKTPECPEEKEKPSSLSLSVNREDQRSRNRTTSNVDVLSSTAHSDVPQVPAGPHHQDHNVVYNQQTNINSHNRAKSDSYFRQETTPRIPDTPEFSLRSTGSASPELPGLPPIPSIFNTVQLEPRMVSLSSFSSSSGQQDKTVWECVTPPPEDISSVFTETVSEEHPYECIDNLRVSGPSSPSFCDEADEEQWESESPYHMVTEWTETADDYDLSTLLSGTDSENELKFIFPPLPAVPDEKINTNRTALYAEVNWKNKSRRSTEEAPVEQDTVVPDEEEAPPPVPEKIFD, encoded by the exons ATGGCTACAGATTTGGGTTGGACGTCAGGACACACTTCCTCCACAGACATCACCATTATCTCCATCCTCTTCCTCGTTGTCTACATCACACTCTACGCCCTCTGCACCACCTGTTTCAG AAAGACCCCCGAGTGTccagaggagaaagaaaaacctTCATCTCTCTCACTAAGC GTGAATCGAGAAGATCAGCGGAGCAGAAACAGAACCACAAGCAATGTGGATG TTCTGAGCTCCACAGCACACAGCGATGTGCCACAGGTTCCTGCTGGACCTCACCACCAGGACCACAACGTTGTGTACaaccaacaaacaaatattaattCCCATAACCGAG CTAAATCAGACAGTTATTTCAGACAGGAAACGACTCCCAGAATTCCAGACACCCCTGAATTCTCACTCAGATCCACAGGTTCAGCGTCTCCAGAACTTCCTGGTCTTCCACCAATTCCATCAATCTTCAACACAGTTCAGCTAGAACCTCGAATGGTTTCTCTTTcgtctttctcttcttcttcaggacaacaagacaaaacagtgtgggagtgtgtgacaCCTCCACCTGAAGATATCAGCAGTGTGTTTACTGAGACAGTCAGTGAGGAGCATCCATATGAATGTATAGACAATTTAAGAGTCAGTGGACCTTCATCACCCTCGTTCTGTGATGAAGCTGATGAGGAGCAATGGGAGAGCGAGAGTCCTTACCACATGGTGACGGAATGGACAGAGACGGCCGATGATTACGACTTATCTACGCTCCTTTCTGGGACAGACAGCGAAAATGAGCTGAAGTTTATTTTCCCGCCTCTCCCAGCTGTCCCggatgaaaaaataaacacaaacagaactGCCCTCTACGCAGAGGTGAACTGGAAAAACAAAAGTCGGAGGAGCACTGAAGAAGCTCCTGTTGAACAAGACACAGTGGTGCCGGATGAGGAAGAAGCGCCGCCGCCTGTTCCGGAAAAAATATTTGACTAA
- the mcm3 gene encoding DNA replication licensing factor MCM3 has protein sequence MAAEVVDDHEMREAQRDYLDFLDDDQDQGIYQSKVRDMISENKFRLIVNINDLRRRNEARAAKLLNNSFNELLAFQRALKDLVASVDATYAKQFEEFFIGLEGSFGSKHVTPRTLTSRLLGSMVCVEGIITKCSLVRPKVVRSVHYCPATKKTLERKYTDMTSLDAFPSSSIYPTKDEENNPLETEFGLSIYKDHQTITVQEMPEKAPAGQLPRSVDIILDNDLVDAAKPGDRVQIIGTYRCLPGKKGGFTSGTFRTIMIACQVKQMSKEVTPYFSADDVVKIKNFSKSRTKNVFDQLARSLAPSIHGHEYIKKAILCMLLGGVEKVLENGSRLRGDINVLLIGDPSVAKSQLLRYVLHTAPRAIPTTGRGSSGVGLTAAVTTDQETGERRLEAGAMVLADRGVVCIDEFDKMSDMDRTAIHEVMEQGRVTIAKAGIHARLNARCSVLAAANPVYGRYDQYKTPMENIGLQDSLLSRFDLLFIMLDQMDPEQDREISDHVLRMHRYRDPREQEGTAMALGGTVDVLATEDPDVVREEEEELQVYEKHNHLLHGNRRQRDRVLSKEFMRKYIHVAKVINPVLTQEAANHIAEEYTRLRNQEQLGSDIARTSPVTVRTLETLIRLATAHAKARMSKSVELEDTEVAVELVQFAYFKKVLEKEKKRTRHGERDAASDDDEEEDEEDQGTPRQQRKRRRRSTERRPSQGSETYDPYDFTTEVDIPQIQSPASARPSEEPMETSQNGHSELSADRMKEFKAALLEVFRAAHAQSVGMNALMGEVNKERSAPFEKAEVQAALARMQDDNQVMVADDIIFLI, from the exons ATGGCTGCCGAAGTTGTGGATGATCATGAGATGAGGGAAGCTCAGAGAGATTACCTGGATTTCCTCGATGATGAT CAGGATCAGGGGATCTATCAGAGTAAAGTCCGGGACATGATCAGTGAGAATAAATTCCGCCTCATCGTCAACATCAACGACCTGCGGCGCCGCAACGAAGCACGCGCTGCTAA ACTGCTGAACAACTCTTTCAACGAGCTCCTGGCCTTCCAGCGTGCTCTGAAGGATTTGGTTGCGTCTGTTGATGCCACCTACGCCAAGCAGTTTGAGGAGTTTTTCATCGGGCTGGAGGGCAGCTTCGGGAGCAAACACGTCACACCTCGTACCCTCACCTCCCGCCTGCTGGGCtccatggtgtgtgtggagggcaTCATAACTAAAT GCTCTCTTGTGCGTCCCAAGGTAGTACGCAGTGTCCATTATTGCCCAGCCACCAAGAAGACCTTAGAGCGTAAATACACAGACATGACCTCACTGGATGCCTTCCCTTCCAGCTCCATCTACCCAACAAAG GATGAAGAGAACAACCCCCTGGAGACCGAGTTTGGTCTGTCTATCTATAAAGACCATCAAACCATCACAGTTCAGGAGATGCCCGAGAAGGCTCCAGCTGGACAGCTGCCCCGCTCTGTGGACATCATCCTGGACAACGACCTGGTGGACGCTGCAAAACCTGGAGATCGTGTGCAAATCATTGGGACCTACCGTTGCCTGCCGGGCAAGAAGGGCGGCTTCACCTCTGGCACCTTCAG GACCATTATGATAGCTTGCCAAGTGAAGCAGATGAGCAAAGAGGTCACTCCGTACTTCTCTgctgatgatgtggtgaagatCAAGAACTTCAGCAAATCTCGCACTAAG AATGTGTTTGACCAGTTGGCTCGCTCGTTGGCTCCCAGTATCCACGGTCATGAGTACATCAAGAAGGCCATCCTGTGTATGCTGCTGGGTGGAGTAGAGAAGGTTCTGGAGAATGGATCACGCCTCCGTGGAGACATCAATGTCCTCCTCATAG GCGATCCCTCTGTAGCAAAGTCACAGCTGCTGCGCTACGTGCTGCATACAGCCCCTCGCGCCATTCCCACCACAGGCCGCGGCTCATCAGGTGTTGGTCTCACTGCAGCCGTCACCACTGACCAGGAGACAG GTGAGCGGCGACTGGAGGCTGGTGCCATGGTGCTGGCTGACCGAGGCGTGGTCTGCATTGACGAATTCGACAAAATGTCCGACATGGACCGCACTGCGATCCACGAGGTCATGGAGCAGGGGCGTGTCACTATCGCCAAGGCGGGGATTCATGCTCGTCTGAACGCCCGCTGTAGCGTCCTGGCAGCTGCCAACCCTGTGTATGGGCGG taTGATCAGTATAAGACCCCCATGGAGAACATCGGGCTGCAGGACTCTCTGCTGTCTCGTTTCGATTTGCTCTTCATCATGTTGGATCAGATGGACCCTGAGCAGGATCGTGAGATTTCGGACCATGTTCTGCGCATGCACCGCTACCGGGATCCTCGCGAGCAAGAAGGAACAG CGATGGCTCTGGGTGGTACAGTGGATGTGTTGGCCACCGAGGACCCCGATGTGGTgcgggaggaagaggaggagcttcAGGTGTATGAGAAACATAACCATCTTCTCCATGGCAACCGGAGACAAAG GGATCGGGTGCTGAGCAAAGAGTTCATGAGGAAGTACATCCATGTTGCCAAGGTGATTAATCCCGTATTGACCCAAGAAGCAGCCAATCACATCGCAGAGGAATACACAAGACTGCGCAACCAGGAGCAGCTGGGCTCGGACATTGCGCGG ACCTCCCCAGTGACGGTCAGGACTCTGGAGACTCTGATCCGTCTGGCCACGGCACATGCCAAGGCTCGCATGAGCAAATCTGTGGAGCTGGAGGACACTGAGGTGGCCGTGGAGCTGGTTCAGTTCGCCTACTTTAAAAAG GtcctggagaaggagaagaagcgTACCAGACATGGAGAGCGTGATGCAGcctctgatgatgatgaagaggaggatgaggaagatcAGGGCACCCCCAGACAACAAAGAAAGAG GAGGCGCCGTTCGACTGAGCGCCGGCCGTCACAGGGCAGTGAAACGTACGACCCTTATGACTTCACCACCGAGGTGGACATACCTCAGA TCCAATCTCCAGCTTCCGCAAGACCCAGTGAGGAGCCCATGGAGACGTCGCAGAACGGCCACTCAGAGCTGTCAGCGGACAG GATGAAGGAGTTCAAAGCCGCCTTGCTGGAAGTCTTCCGAGCCGCACATGCTCAGTCTGTGGGCATGAACGCTCTGATGGGAGAGGTCAACAAGGAGCGCTCGGCTCCGTTCGAGAAGGCCGAGGTCCAGGCCGCTCTCGCACGGATGCAAGACGACAACCAAGTCATGGTAGCTGATGacatcatcttcctcatctAA